In the genome of Cryptomeria japonica chromosome 8, Sugi_1.0, whole genome shotgun sequence, one region contains:
- the LOC131049676 gene encoding putative disease resistance protein At4g11170, giving the protein MDQTRVPQSSSGECSQARHSSWESTSSSTDESCQANEPTRSNHEQKFDVFLSHSGKQKIPARQLYRDLTNQGVSCFFDQDRESLPVAEDFPSRIFEAAKTCKVAVLILSNDFVESKWPMLELAAFVEAKDITRSNLNIKILPVFFLISPDAIKNITADNEKWKQLEKSGEKRAEWHQALNAIRRINGLTFNEVGDVAEFSEQIVKEIWHILPAPSARYHVPHMQGEVRMCQEVAHFFDRVQLNERGIRIAGLYGIAGQGKTTLGKAFCNYKLGDFEGKVCHLEFSRGDSVERIKLALQYLTHRPQSHLQTLTIQDEAQNELYTRLRGHRGKGQKALLVLDNITEESIDEVTYYLRADFGENSCILLSARSVDVLTKHFNIDSQSCMRVPRLEEEEAIAILVKRAFPGESKLGAEDRDFALKCANRCSFKETNGDIYPRARTFHPLALKAFGRYLLGKNGSNLSKWVAEIDCTVDGYGDGLVEVFSVLHKAFSCMHPKYRTIFMLLTVYMLPNMTPGKVKEWLAINCNEEISFIEKAVENLCKKAFIEEFEPEIRIHDLYVEFAQSKANEMERWLWWKKKDDQCSRRGLIAQDSAGFELAKLQQCRYRTIAPDYLRNLLVLQLVDVHNLIKLDLGQMNKLRSITLRDCKALATVDGLPNLLDLAWLQIGGVNPMFRLPELSSIEGLQHLEIDIADSQVLDQLGDLTNCFCLREINVRCPSLSEFPRLSGMPHLEKVEFSLCETVQGILDCTECVELQSIVLNRCCQMSSSPLLAGCKKLSKIVLSECDAVTACTDMCVPSSLKTLELFISPEAASVPRDLESCYELENLQLWNMGELKKLPSFRSFSNLTVLKLGKCGIRQPPNLTCCVMLENVYFFTLKNLESFPNFSLLRKLKTLSLYNCRRVQDPPDISGCHQLQVLHLLYSDNMKGLPKMDECAQLDEIKVSWHGEDEVTYDGIDPDSCEVDDDFQSCLEHFEDEIPVENLNDVFVPEELRGWQRMQEQRWMQRRTMLAKKYFRGVKMYYSITTPYEAYKSSKLYKPNYITLRLINSQVLALPTLGRVSKDRDWLNKDRDWLKKVREYFAGKKVSVRTCAASGKVLMPALNDLLV; this is encoded by the exons ATGGATCAGACCAGGGTCCCTCAGTCAAGCAGCGGGGAATGTTCTCAAGCTCGGCATTCCAGCTGGGAGAGTACAAGCTCATCCACAGACGAGTCCTGTCAAGCCAACGAACCGACCCGCAG CAACCACGAACAGAAGTTTGATGTATTTCTTAGTCACAGCGGTAAGCAAAAGATTCCTGCAAGGCAGCTTTATAGAGACCTGACAAACCAAGGTGTGTCATGCTTCTTTGATCAAGATCGTGAAAGCTTGCCAGTGGCAGAAGATTTCCCCTCTCGTATATTTGAAGCTGCTAAGACATGCAAAGTAGCAGTTTTGATTCTCTCTAACGATTTCGTCGAATCAAAGTGGCCAATGTTAGAACTCGCAGCTTTCGTGGAAGCGAAAGACATAACCCGTTCAAATCTCAATATCAAAATTTTACCAGTGTTCTTCCTGATTTCACCGGATGCTATTAAAAACATTACAGCAGACAATGAAAAGTGGAAACAGTTGGAGAAATCCGGTGAAAAACGAGCAGAGTGGCACCAAGCTTTGAATGCAATCCGGCGAATCAATGGGTTAACGTTCAATGAAGTTGGCGATGTAGCGGAGTTCAGTGAGCAAATTGTGAAAGAAATCTGGCACATACTTCCAGCACCCTCAGCAAGGTATCATGTGCCTCACATGCAAGGAGAAGTACGGATGTGTCAG GAGGTTGCACATTTCTTCGACAGAGTTCAGCTCAACGAAAGGGGAATCCGTATCGCAGGATTGTATGGAATAGCGGGCCAGGGAAAAACTACACTTGGCAAGGCTTTCTGCAATTAcaaattgggggattttgaaggtAAAGTATGCCATCTAGAATTTTCTAGAGGTGATTCAGTCGAGAGAATAAAACTTGCCCTGCAGTATCTCACTCACCGCCCTCAATCGCATCTCCAAACACTGACAATCCAAGATGAG GCACAAAATGAGTTATATACCAGACTGAGGGGCCATAGGGGGAAGGGCCAAAAGGCATTGTTGGTTCTCGACAATATCACAGAAGAAAGCATAGACGAAGTGACATATTATCTTCGGGCAGACTTCGGAGAAAATAGCTGCATCCTTTTGAGCGCTCGAAGTGTAGATGttctgacaaagcatttcaatatAGACTCGCAGTCATGCATGCGTGTCCCAAGGCTTGAAGAGGAAGAGGCCATAGCCATCTTGGTGAAAAGGGCATTTCCAGGAGAGTCAAAGTTAGGGGCAGAGGACAGAGATTTCGCTTTGAAGTGTGCGAACAGATGTTCGTTCAAAGAGACCAACGGTGACATTTATCCGAGAGCTCGAACATTTCATCCGTTGGCCTTAAAAGCTTTTGGCAGATATCTTTTGGGTAAAAACGGGTCAAATTTGTCAAAATGGGTTGCTGAGATAGATTGCACGGTAGACGGGTATGGTGATGGCTTGGTTGAAGTGTTTAGTGTGCTGCACAAAGCTTTTAGTTGTATGCATCCGAAATACCGTACAATATTCATGCTTCTCACCGTGTATATGCTGCCCAATATGACTCCCGGCAAAGTCAAGGAGTGGCTGGCAATAAATTGCAACGAAGAGATCTCGTTCATTGAGAAAGCA GTTGAGAATCTATGTAAGAAAGCTTTCATTGAAGAATTTGAACCTGAAATCCGTATACACGACCTTTATGTTGAGTTTGCTCAGAGCAAAGCAAATGAAATGGAGAGATGGCTTTGGTGGAAGAAGAAAGACGACCAATGCAGTAGACGTGGGTTAATAGCACAAGATAGTGCAGGGTTTGAACTGGCTAAGTTGCAGCAATGTCGGTATCGAACGATCGCTCCGGACTACCTTCGAAATCTATTGGTGCTTCAGCTCGTAGATGTGCATAATTTAATCAAGCTTGACTTGGGCCAGATGAACAAACTCAGAAGTATCACATTACGGGATTGCAAAGCTCTGGCGACAGTTGACGGGCTGCCAAATTTGTTAGACCTTGCGTGGCTTCAGATAGGAGGGGTGAATCCAATGTTTAGACTTCCTGAGCTAAGCAGCATCGAAGGGTTACAACATCTTGAGATCGACATTGCAGACAGCCAGGTGCTTGATCAGCTGGGAGATCTTACAAATTGCTTTTGTCTCAGAGAGATTAATGTTCGCTGTCCATCTCTCTCGGAGTTCCCAAGGTTAAGTGGTATGCCGCATTTGGAGAAAGTAGAATTTAGTTTGTGCGAAACTGTGCAAGGGATCCTTGACTGTACAGAATGCGTGGAGCTTCAAAGTATTGTCCTCAACCGTTGCTGCCAGATGTCTTCCTCACCGCTCCTCGCTGGATGTAAGAAACTATCTAAAATCGTTTTGTCGGAATGTGATGCAGTGACGGCATGTACAGATATGTGCGTGCCAAGTAGTCTTAAGACACTAGAGTTGTTCATTTCACCCGAAGCTGCTTCGGTACCCAGAGATTTAGAGTCTTGTTATGAACTAGAAAATCTCCAACTATGGAATATGGGGGAACTGAAAAAGCTTCCAAGtttcagaagcttttcaaatttgACTGTGCTCAAACTTGGCAAGTGTGGTATAAGGCAGCCACCCAATCTTACATGTTGTGTCATGTTGGAGAATGTTTACTTTTTCACACTCAAAAATTTAGAAAGCTTTCCCAACTTCTCATTGCTGAGGAAGTTGAAAACATTAAGTTTATATAACTGCAGGAGGGTTCAAGATCCACCTGATATTAGTGGCTGCCATCAATTACAGGTATTACATCTATTGTACAGTGATAATATGAAAGGACTTCCAAAGATGGATGAGTGCGCACAGTTGGACGAAATAAAAGTTAGTTGGCATGGTGAGGATGAGGTCACATACGATGGAATTGATCCCGACAGTTGTGAAGTGGATGATGACTTTCAATCTTGTCTGGAGCATTTTGAAGACGAGATCCCAGTAGAAAACTTAAATGATGTGTTTGTCCCGGAAGAATTGAGGGGGTGGCAGAGGATGCAAGAACAGCGGTGGATGCAGCGTAGAACAATGCTGGCTAAGAAGTATTTCCGAGGAGTGAAGATGTATTACTCTATAACCACTCCATATGAAGCGTATAAAAGCTCGAAGCTTTACAAGCCAAATTATATTACTCTCAGATTGATAAATAGCCAAGTGCTAGCTCTCCCTACTCTGGGCAGAGTTAGTAAAGATCGTGACTGGTTGAATAAAGATCGCGACTGGCTGAAGAAAGTGCGGGAGTATTTTGCTGGAAAAAAGGTTTCCGTTCGTACATGTGCCGCCTCCGGTAAGGTTTTGATGCCAGCTCTAAATGATTTattggtataa